A window of Thermovenabulum gondwanense genomic DNA:
CATTATTTGCTTTAAACCCCTTCACAAACTGTTTTGTATTCCTGTAAATTTCCCTCTTTTGCTCTTCATAACCTATAATTTCGTGTAGTTTAACAGGATCAGGATCTGCAATTCCTTCCAATCTTCCGCCCTCATCTGTTTGTATCCACTTAAATGCCCAGTACCTACCGAAATTCCCACATCCCACCTTTTTATAAAAATGAGCGAGATCCCTAATATTTTTATCCCAATCATCTGAATTATGTAATTTTTCTTTTATATCTTCTTTTTCAATATAATAATATTCAGGATAAGGATATTCATTTTTTAATCCCATGTATTTATAATCGGGAAAAGATAATATGTAACCTAATTGTAATTTTTTCATTAATAAATCTTTAATTATATTTATATCAAATTCGTACGCCTTTTTTAAATAATGTAAATCATGGCTTACCATCGCTTTAAGGTGGTAGTTTATACTTTCATATTCAAATAACTCGCATTGTTGACTGAAACAGTTATCATCTCCCAATATAAGTTCTAATAGGTACTCCTGCCATATATTTCCTGAAAAATATGTGTTATTTTTTTCTCTTTCCTCTACCAGACGCCCTATAAATTCATGGTATTTTTCAAAAGCTTCAAGAAGATTATCATCGTTTAAAAGCATTTTTAAAATCTGGCAAAAAATTTTAATTACAGGGTCATTTGAAATATTTCTATAAACAACTAAGCGTTCAATGGCAAGAAGCATATCGTATACCTCTTTACCTTCATTATCTATTGGTGCCATTCTACATTACCCCTTTTTTAAATTACTTGATAATTAATTTACAAAAAAAAACCGGCTTTATCAAGGTGTAATTTTATGAGAACTTTTTCACTCAAATTTTTGAATAATATCCGTCATTTTCAAAAAATAATAAAAGAAAAGGTAATTATATAATTGGAGGGATAGAAATTGGTATTCAAAATGCTTAAAAAAAAGGATAGGGCT
This region includes:
- a CDS encoding ATP-binding protein; translation: MAPIDNEGKEVYDMLLAIERLVVYRNISNDPVIKIFCQILKMLLNDDNLLEAFEKYHEFIGRLVEEREKNNTYFSGNIWQEYLLELILGDDNCFSQQCELFEYESINYHLKAMVSHDLHYLKKAYEFDINIIKDLLMKKLQLGYILSFPDYKYMGLKNEYPYPEYYYIEKEDIKEKLHNSDDWDKNIRDLAHFYKKVGCGNFGRYWAFKWIQTDEGGRLEGIADPDPVKLHEIIGYEEQKREIYRNTKQFVKGFKANNVLLYGDRGTGKSSTVKALIHEFGKDGLRIVEVLKDQFKYLPEIISLLKNRPQRFIIFIDDLSFEEFETDYKYLKSILEGSLESTPGNVVIYATSNRRHLIREFFNDRREEEKRANETLEEKLSLSDRFGITVLFNAPNQEDYLKIVEGIAKNRGLSIDSAVLRKMAIQWELWNNQRSGRTAKQFIDDLMGRMGIKN